From Brevibacterium ihuae, the proteins below share one genomic window:
- the rpsT gene encoding 30S ribosomal protein S20 — translation MANIKSQIKRNLTNEKARLRNKQVRTEVKSVIRAVREQVEAGNADEAKTALQTASRKLDKAVSKGVLHKNNAANRKSKLAKLVNGL, via the coding sequence TTGGCAAACATCAAGTCCCAGATCAAGCGGAACCTGACGAACGAGAAGGCGCGCCTCCGCAACAAGCAGGTGCGCACCGAGGTCAAGTCCGTGATCCGCGCCGTCCGCGAGCAGGTCGAGGCCGGCAACGCCGATGAGGCGAAGACCGCCCTCCAGACGGCGTCGCGCAAGCTCGACAAGGCCGTGTCGAAGGGCGTGCTGCACAAGAACAACGCAGCCAACCGCAAGTCGAAGCTCGCGAAGCTCGTCAACGGCCTCTGA